In one Anaerolineae bacterium genomic region, the following are encoded:
- a CDS encoding sugar transferase, with translation MKRIFDFIMAFEALILLSAPMLIIAVLVKVTSKGPVLYWSDRVGRYNKIFRMPKFRTMRVDTPAVATHLMKNPDLYLTPIGSFLRKFSLDELPQLYSVLKGDISFVGPRPALYNQDDLIELRTGKGVHKLIPGITGWAQVNGRDELPIPVKVEFDDYYLKNRSFIFDMKILWMTVVKVVRREGVTH, from the coding sequence ATGAAACGAATTTTTGATTTTATAATGGCTTTTGAGGCGCTTATTTTGTTGAGTGCGCCAATGTTGATCATTGCCGTTCTTGTGAAAGTGACATCAAAAGGACCGGTGCTTTATTGGTCTGATCGGGTGGGGCGGTATAATAAAATTTTCAGGATGCCCAAGTTTCGGACCATGCGCGTTGATACTCCGGCTGTTGCAACCCATCTCATGAAAAATCCTGATCTTTACCTTACACCGATCGGGTCTTTTCTGCGCAAGTTCAGCCTGGATGAATTGCCGCAGCTTTACAGTGTTTTAAAGGGAGACATAAGTTTTGTGGGGCCACGTCCGGCTCTGTATAATCAGGATGATCTGATCGAGCTTAGAACAGGGAAGGGGGTACATAAACTTATTCCTGGGATCACCGGCTGGGCGCAGGTAAACGGCAGGGATGAATTGCCGATTCCGGTGAAGGTTGAGTTTGATGATTATTACCTGAAAAACAGGTCTTTTATTTTTGACATGAAAATATTGTGGATGACAGTTGTAAAAGTTGTGAGGAGGGAAGGGGTTACGCACTGA